The following proteins come from a genomic window of Tepidiforma thermophila:
- a CDS encoding RDD family protein encodes MSADAAMGSRGAGGGNRPAFRLHYASFESRVAAGALDVLVLFIIASLLVTAGSLIVLISSDFERVEPSSTALSAFWVCVALIPVAFLLYFFIGLAWKGQTVGAAVMQLMVVRSDGRPLGVLGAMARVIGLLAYVLLAGIGIVGAYALRESTVAAGAVLGGALVLAALGILWAAFDRHRRTLHDRLAGTIVVRLV; translated from the coding sequence ATGAGCGCAGATGCTGCGATGGGCTCGCGCGGGGCCGGCGGAGGTAACCGGCCGGCGTTCCGGCTGCACTATGCGTCATTCGAATCGCGGGTGGCGGCGGGCGCGCTCGATGTGCTCGTGCTGTTCATCATCGCGTCGCTGCTGGTGACGGCGGGTTCGCTCATCGTGCTCATTTCGTCGGATTTCGAACGGGTGGAGCCATCGTCGACGGCGCTGTCGGCGTTCTGGGTGTGTGTGGCGCTCATCCCGGTGGCCTTCCTGCTCTACTTTTTCATCGGGCTGGCATGGAAGGGGCAGACAGTCGGGGCGGCGGTCATGCAGCTGATGGTGGTGCGGTCGGACGGGCGGCCCCTGGGCGTGCTGGGGGCGATGGCGCGGGTGATCGGGCTGCTGGCGTACGTCCTTCTTGCCGGCATCGGAATTGTCGGGGCATACGCGCTCCGGGAGTCGACGGTGGCGGCCGGGGCGGTGCTCGGCGGCGCGCTGGTGCTGGCAGCGCTGGGGATCCTGTGGGCGGCATTTGACCGGCACCGGCGGACGCTGCACGACCGGCTGGCCGGGACGATTGTGGTGCGGCTGGTGTGA
- a CDS encoding enoyl-CoA hydratase-related protein, whose amino-acid sequence MEFCRYEKKGHVVTITITRPEVMNALHPPASRELDAAWDQFAADDDAWVAVLTGEGDRAFSAGNDLKYTAEMSRLPKEQRPDLSWPKGGFGGITNRFDLFKPIIARVNGFALGGGLEMALACDIIVAAEHAELGLPEPRRGLIAGALGVHRLPRQIPLKMAMGYMLTGRHIPARRAAELGLVNEVVPLHELDGAVERWVEDILRCAPLSVRATKEAAMRGLHLSLEVAAAQRYEWEMRRRTSEDALEGPRAFAEKRAPQWKGR is encoded by the coding sequence GTGGAATTTTGCCGCTACGAGAAGAAGGGCCATGTCGTGACGATCACGATCACCAGGCCGGAAGTCATGAATGCGCTGCACCCGCCAGCGAGCCGGGAGCTGGATGCGGCGTGGGACCAGTTCGCCGCGGATGATGACGCCTGGGTGGCCGTGCTGACGGGTGAGGGCGACCGCGCGTTTTCGGCGGGGAACGACCTGAAGTACACGGCGGAGATGTCGCGGCTGCCGAAGGAGCAGCGGCCGGACCTTTCGTGGCCGAAGGGCGGGTTCGGCGGGATTACGAACCGGTTCGACCTGTTCAAACCGATCATTGCGCGGGTGAACGGCTTCGCGCTGGGCGGCGGGCTGGAGATGGCGCTGGCGTGCGACATCATTGTGGCGGCGGAACACGCGGAACTCGGGCTGCCGGAGCCGCGACGGGGGTTGATCGCAGGGGCGCTCGGTGTGCACCGGCTGCCGCGGCAGATCCCGCTAAAGATGGCGATGGGCTACATGCTGACGGGACGGCATATCCCTGCCCGGCGGGCCGCTGAGCTGGGGCTGGTGAACGAGGTGGTGCCGCTGCACGAACTGGACGGTGCGGTTGAACGATGGGTGGAGGATATCCTGCGGTGCGCTCCGCTTTCGGTGCGGGCGACCAAGGAGGCGGCGATGCGGGGGCTGCACCTGAGTCTCGAAGTGGCGGCGGCGCAGCGGTATGAGTGGGAGATGCGGCGCCGGACGAGCGAGGATGCGCTGGAAGGGCCGCGGGCGTTCGCGGAGAAGCGGGCGCCGCAGTGGAAGGGGCGGTAG